In one window of Streptomyces sp. NBC_01224 DNA:
- a CDS encoding ABC transporter family substrate-binding protein: protein MSHVGVPRGTARKRRSLALLTTGVLTLPVLAGCSSDDDGSGSTGAVAPQDIAVAARNLVATGGAVNWAIDAVPTTLNAFQADANSSTTRITGALLPTLFPLDAKGRPQLDPDYLQSAKVVEREPRQVVLYRINPQAVWSDGRDIGAPDFVAQWRALNGKDSAFWTARNAGYERIEKIERGADDQEVRVTFAKPYADWRSLFSPLYPKEVTGSPDAFNDGARTTLKATAGPFRLGSVDTAKGEVTLVRNPRWWGGRAKLDSLVFRAVKPQDRTEALTEGKVDVADIDAAAAHRIVQAAGDRGGNGQPLAQGPGSGSGTGPAAALRSWAEAHGSDEEAAAAAQAAREKNRAAAEAYAAEQGKLRAYAVRKSLEPAYTQLALNGESGPLADDRVRRAVARALNRQELVDTVLKPLGLPATPLGSHLALAGQPAYKDNSSALGGQDTKEAQALLADAGWTREGAVKKPGGAKAGSEVEKKGAKEKDATAGKDDKAASSEKPGKTGSGDGKADNAAAEREQAADDVQAVVGDDNKPGDSDGAGNAPQVLAPATAAAFHSAALLRQAGYLAGTSTTEDAAQDRRPGGAAGAYAPAGTAAPAQAPEARRGPLGKDGKALSLRFVLPAGPGSEPLRAVGDKIAAMLDSIGIGTAITKVSDDSYFQDHIASGDYDLALYSWPATAYPATDDRPIFAKPVPATDGSLLVEQNYTRVGTDHIDQLFEQAVSELDEGTARDLMKQADARIWAAAGSIPLYQRPQLVATDRKLANVGAFGFGAPHYQDIGFKKPQPAGAPANKKK from the coding sequence ATGTCCCACGTCGGCGTCCCGCGGGGGACGGCCCGAAAGCGCCGCTCGCTCGCGCTCCTCACGACGGGTGTGCTGACGCTCCCCGTGCTGGCCGGCTGCAGCTCCGACGACGACGGCAGCGGCTCCACCGGGGCCGTCGCTCCCCAGGACATCGCGGTCGCGGCCCGGAACCTGGTCGCCACAGGGGGCGCGGTCAACTGGGCGATCGACGCCGTGCCCACCACCCTCAACGCCTTCCAGGCCGACGCGAACAGCTCCACGACCCGCATCACGGGCGCCCTGCTGCCGACGCTCTTCCCGCTGGACGCCAAGGGCAGGCCGCAGCTCGACCCGGACTATCTGCAGTCCGCGAAGGTGGTCGAGCGCGAGCCCAGGCAGGTGGTGCTCTACCGGATCAACCCGCAGGCGGTGTGGAGCGACGGCCGGGACATCGGGGCGCCCGACTTCGTGGCCCAGTGGCGGGCGCTGAACGGCAAGGACTCGGCGTTCTGGACCGCCCGCAACGCCGGCTACGAGCGGATCGAGAAGATCGAGCGCGGCGCCGACGACCAGGAGGTCCGGGTCACGTTCGCCAAGCCGTACGCGGACTGGCGCTCGCTCTTCTCCCCGCTGTACCCGAAGGAGGTGACCGGCTCCCCCGACGCCTTCAACGACGGCGCGCGGACCACCCTCAAGGCCACCGCGGGACCGTTCCGGCTGGGCAGCGTGGACACGGCGAAGGGCGAGGTCACCCTGGTCCGCAATCCGCGCTGGTGGGGCGGCCGGGCCAAGCTCGACTCGCTGGTCTTCCGGGCCGTCAAGCCGCAGGACCGCACCGAGGCCCTGACCGAGGGGAAGGTCGACGTCGCCGACATCGACGCCGCGGCGGCGCACCGGATCGTGCAGGCGGCCGGCGACAGGGGCGGCAACGGGCAGCCGCTCGCCCAGGGCCCCGGTTCCGGTTCCGGGACCGGCCCGGCCGCCGCACTGCGCTCCTGGGCCGAGGCACACGGCTCGGACGAAGAGGCGGCGGCGGCCGCCCAGGCAGCCAGGGAGAAGAACCGGGCAGCCGCCGAGGCGTACGCCGCCGAGCAGGGCAAGCTGCGCGCGTATGCGGTCCGCAAGTCGCTGGAGCCCGCCTACACCCAGCTCGCACTGAACGGCGAGTCCGGGCCGCTCGCCGACGACCGGGTACGCAGGGCGGTCGCCCGGGCCCTGAACCGCCAGGAGCTGGTCGACACCGTACTCAAACCGCTCGGCCTGCCCGCCACACCGCTCGGCAGCCACCTGGCCCTGGCCGGACAGCCGGCGTACAAGGACAACAGCAGCGCACTCGGCGGCCAGGACACCAAGGAGGCGCAGGCGCTGCTGGCCGACGCGGGCTGGACGCGGGAGGGCGCGGTCAAGAAGCCGGGCGGCGCCAAGGCGGGCAGCGAGGTCGAGAAGAAGGGCGCGAAGGAGAAGGACGCCACCGCCGGGAAGGACGACAAGGCGGCCTCGTCCGAGAAGCCCGGCAAGACCGGCAGCGGCGACGGCAAGGCCGACAACGCCGCTGCTGAGCGCGAGCAGGCCGCCGACGATGTACAGGCCGTCGTCGGCGACGACAACAAGCCCGGCGACAGCGACGGAGCCGGCAACGCCCCCCAGGTCCTCGCCCCCGCCACCGCCGCGGCGTTCCACAGCGCCGCTCTGCTGCGCCAGGCCGGATACCTGGCCGGGACCAGCACCACCGAAGACGCCGCCCAGGACCGGCGGCCGGGCGGCGCCGCCGGTGCGTACGCCCCCGCAGGCACCGCGGCCCCCGCCCAGGCCCCCGAAGCGCGCCGCGGCCCGCTCGGCAAGGACGGCAAGGCGCTGAGCCTGCGCTTTGTTCTGCCGGCCGGTCCCGGGTCGGAGCCGCTGCGTGCCGTCGGGGACAAGATCGCGGCGATGCTCGATTCGATCGGCATCGGTACGGCCATCACCAAGGTCTCCGACGACAGCTACTTCCAGGACCACATCGCTTCCGGCGACTACGACCTGGCGCTCTACTCCTGGCCCGCCACCGCCTACCCGGCGACCGACGACCGCCCGATCTTCGCCAAGCCGGTGCCGGCCACCGACGGCTCCCTGCTGGTCGAGCAGAACTACACCCGCGTCGGCACGGACCACATCGACCAGCTCTTCGAGCAGGCGGTCTCGGAGCTCGACGAGGGGACCGCCCGGGATCTGATGAAACAGGCGGACGCCCGGATCTGGGCCGCCGCAGGATCGATTCCGCTTTATCAGCGTCCACAGCTCGTGGCGACCGACAGAAAGCTGGCGAACGTCGGCGCCTTCGGCTTCGGCGCACCCCACTACCAGGACATCGGTTTCAAGAAGCCGCAGCCCGCCGGAGCTCCGGCAAACAAGAAGAAGTAG